Within Hyla sarda isolate aHylSar1 chromosome 7, aHylSar1.hap1, whole genome shotgun sequence, the genomic segment TGTCCGTCTGTGACAGAATGTCTTACTGAAATTGGTCATATTCATCGTATGGAGGAATTCCGTCCGATGTCTATACGACTAGGTCAGCTAAGCATGATAAATTATGGATGCCTTGGGTTCATGAACTCTGCTACGTATAGGACTTTGTATACTACATGATCTACCTATATCTATTTCAGGCATATACCGTCTTTCTATTTTAGCTTGTTCCTTAATATTTATTTGCATTTCTCATATACTTTTCCGGATGCACTTTGCTATGTTTGCAACTGTATTCAAGTCTAGCTTCTTTTTTAGGTATGTTCACAGTCTGGTGGATCGATGATTGTTGCGGTTTTAGCCCTGATTTTCGGATTTGAAGCTTGTGGCTAGGTGTCCCCATTTTCTGattattttaaatatatacagtgtgtgtatgtatgtgtgtgtatatgtatatgtgtatatatatgtatatgtgtgtgtatatatatatatatatatatatatatatatatatatatatatatatatatatatatatatatatatacccccgtatgtactcgagtataagccaagtttttcagcacgggaaggaagggtgagctggtccaggtcatctgtgctgcagggaccgtcgggtggggagggatagtcgttctgggctgtccatcttcattgggggggcctcttctccgcgcttcgggcccggaatagtgacgttgccttgacgacgacgcacagggacgttgaacgtCCCTTTGAACGTCCCTGTgaacgcatgaacgtccctgtgcgtcgtcgtcaaggcaacatcactattctggggccgggcccgaagcgcagagaagaggccttcctgccgagcggaggtgagtacaaaactaaagggggtgtgggagtggggggggggggtgtctggatgatgacgaaggctgcagtggtcttcaacctgcagacctccagatgtttcaaaactataactcccagcatgcccggacagccatcggatagttttgaaacatctggaggtccgcaggttgaagaccactgtaaatgacaggcggtgatgatgaagagggggggtgggtgggatgatgacaggcggtgatgaaggggggggatgatgacaaggtaataatgaagggggggatgatgacaggtggtgatgatgaaggtgggatgatagggtggtgatgatgggggtgttaatgacgggggtctggatgatgacgggggggatgatgtatttcccaccctaggcttatagtcgagtcaataacttttcctgggtttttggggtgaaattaggggcctcggcttatattcgggtatttatataatatatatatatatatatatatatatatatatatatatatatatatataaaaaatatatgccttttttttaaacttttttctttttttcctatcTCTACAGTTTTAGCTTGTAGCTAGATGTTTCTGATTTTCAGTATTAAAGGGACAGTTTGACCTTTCTATTATTGGGATTATGCCGTttgtttatatgtttattttagtgTCGTTGTTAAACCcatctgttgttgtttttttacatacACCTCATTGTTACTAATTGATGATATTACTGTATCTTGTACTATGAAAGTGTTCTACTAGTGATGTGTGGGTTTTtccccttcccccttttttttcttttttaccccttttccctgtTGTTATTTAAAAACAATAACTCTTTTGAATGAGAAAAAACAAAAGCTCCTGGTCAACAATATTGTTTGTGCCACCAAGCTTGTATCGCAGCCATCAAGCCTGTTGTGCCACATATGTAAAGAAAGTTTATGTAAAGTTGTTGGTTTACTGAAGACTGAGACGCCACCACCCCTTACACACTATCCCTGTTTCGCTGACTGGTCAGGTCACTGTTGCTGCACCTCTAATTATACTTTCTTATACCTGCGAAATAGTTCCTGGGTCACTTGGCAGCCCTCAGCTGCTTATAGCTCTTCATACGTGAAAACATTCACGGAATACAGGAGCAGGGTGTGAGCCCTTTGCCTGGGAGGAGTTTGGCTAATTTTATCTGACTGATACTCCCTGATACTACAGCACGGCTAAACTGGACTGCTCTAGTGCTTCAAGGGTTAACAGAAAACTCTTAATATGTTGCTGCCTTGTCACATCTCCTGAAATTTCCAACATTACTGTTCTCTGAAAAAATGTGCTGCAAGGTGTcagtatacacaatacagtacagaAGTCAGTGAATGGGAACATTACCTAAAGCCAGAGGTTGGAAGAATTATACATTATGTTCTACCACTTTGTGCACCGGGTGCATACCGCAAACATATCCAAAGACCCCCTCTGATGACCACTAGCTCTGTTCAGCACATTAGATTGAATGGGATTTCGCACAGGTCCAGCAGGGATACGGCTGCAGgcgatttttacattttcatgctGGATTCGGCCTTCTAAAGGCACAAAACATGGTTAGAATGCATCCTTACACAAGGAGATGTGTGGCTGGTGGATAAAtatctttaaggctaggttcagactacggaatctccaggcagaaaatttccacccggagattccgaatGCGGCCGGCGCtgaactgaatcagtcggcgctaggaccgcgtggacactgcagtctccaatagactgcaatgtgttccgtgcggatttccgcctgaagaaagagcaaccccattcttcaggcggaaatttccaagcggattttccgttcacaaattctgcttaacCAATcgcgaagtgtgaatttgtgaacggaaacccattcactacactatgcattttagcaagcggaatttccgcatgcaaTTTCAAAGCTTCGTAGTCTCAACCTAGCCTAAAGGTGGCAAAACCCTACGATCAGACGACGAACAGGCCCAAAGACTTTGTTCTCACagtgtattttaaaggggtactccggtggaaaactttttttttttttaaatcacctggtgccagaaagctaaaaacagatttgtaaattacttctattaaaaaatcttaatccttccagtacttattagctactgaatactacagaggaaattattttctttttggaacacagtgctctctgctgacatctctgtccattttaggaactgtccagagtagcatatgttttctatggggattttctcctactgtagacagttcttaaaatggacagagatgttagcagagagcactgtggtcatgatgtcagcagagagctctgtgttccaaaaggggGGGCAAACCAGATGTAAAGTGACTTTTATGAGGCATAAACGAGATGTTTCTCAGCTCCAAATACTTCAAGAAACTGAGTTAACCTAGATtaaaggtactccgcccctagacatgttattccctatccaaatgattggggataagatatctgattgccgGGGTCGTGGCATTACGACAAGTTCAGAAGGGAGAGATTAGAGGGACCCTGTGTATAATCCTTTCTCTCTCCCCAACTCTTGTGTAGGCAAGTCACACCATCCAAATGACAGTCAACTCCAAAAACACTCTACCTTCAGAAGGCAGGGAGGTTGGAATATGTGGTCTAACACGACCTTCTGAAAAACAtctattgtataaaaaaaatggccAACGCTTTACATTTTCagttgttttaatttttattaatgattttttttctttaacttttaTAACTTCTTTTGCATTTATCTTACAGATGGAGTAACAATGGAAAGTCTTTTAGACGATGATCAAGGACCGGAACAGGAGGCCTCCAGCTCACAGAGAACGTTGACGTCTACATGCAGAAGAACAAAAGAGACAGACCAAAGTGGCCTCAGTTATGAGACAGCTATGGAATTGGACTCTGATTTACAGGATAATTTGCAGCCGCCTGCTCTGGAAATGCTGACTAGTGAAATCGTAAATCCTGGGACACAAGCCAGTGTATCTAGCTGCCATAAAGTATTGAGTCAAGGATCACCTGACGTGTCACCATCCAACAATAACACACAAGAAATATGTAATGCCACCTTACTAGGTGGACTGGAGCCATCTCATGCTGTGGTAGAGCCAGCTACAGAGGACAGACATATAAAGAGTGAAATGAGAAATCTTCAAGATGGAAATGAAACTGAGACATCTAGTGATGAAACCGATGAGTGGGAGACGGCCAGTGAGGAGAGTGTTGAACTTAACCCAGAGCCTCATGATAAACAAAGGGTGAAAGAGGACACTGGTCCATATGGTCAAAAGAAACACAATGAAGATGCCGGACCTTATGGTCCGAAAACTACCAGTGAGGACACTGGGCTTTATAGTCATGAGACATTGACTGAGGACACTGGGCCTCATGATAAAAAAGCAGTCAATGAGGAGGCTGGGCCTCATGGTCAAGAGAAAGTGTCTGATGGTCATAAGACAAAGAGTGAGGAGGCTGGGCCTCATGATAAAAAAACAGTTGATGAGGAGGCTGGGCCTTGTTGTAATGAGAAAATGGGTGAAGACACTGGTTCTCATGGTCATGAGACAGTCAGTGAGGACACTGAGGTGAATGAGCAAGAAAGAATGAGTGAGGGTTTGGGGCCTCATGGTCAGGAGAAACACACTGGAGATGCCGGACTTCATAGTCAGGAAATGCTGAATGAGGAGACTGGGCTTTATGGTCTAGAGACATTGAGTGTAAATGATGAGCCTTTTGGTCATGAGATGTTAAAGGAGGATGCTGAGCTTAATGATCAGGAGACAGTAAGTGAGGAGGATAGGCCTCATGGTCATGACATAGCCGGTAAAGACGTTCACTCTCACAGTCCTGACACTATTAGTGAAGAAACTCTGCCTCATAGTCCTGAGACAGTCAGTGAGGAGGCTGAGCCACATAAGGATAAGACAGTCGGTGAGGAGGCAGAGCCACATAGGGATGAGACAGGCGTTGAGGAGGCTGAGCCACATAGGGATGAGACAGGCGTTGAGGAGGCTGAGCCACATAGGGATGAGACAGGTGTTGAGGAGGCTGATCCACATAGAGATGAGACAATCTGTGAGGAGGCTGAGCCGCATAGGGATGAGACAGGTGTTGAGGAAGCTGAGCCACATTGGGATGAGACAATCTGTGAGGAGGCTGAGCCACATAGGGATGAGACAGTCGATGAGGAGGCTGATCCACATAGGGATGAGACAGTCAATGAGGTGGCTGAGCAACATAGGGATGAGACAGTCGGTGAGGAGGCTGAGCCACATAGGGATGAGACAGTCAATGAGGTGGCTGAGCCACATAGGGATGAGACAATCGGTGAGGAGACTGAACCACATAGGGATGAGTCAGTCAGTGAGGAGGCTGAGGCAAATAGGGATGAGACAGTcggtgaggaggcagagtcacacagtGAAGAGGCTGGGCCTCATGGTCATGAGACAGCCAGCATAAAGTCCAGTCCTCTCAGTCTGGAGACAGTAAATGAAGTAGATGATCTTAATGACCTGGAACCAGTCAGGGAGGAGATTTTGCTTTTTGAATTACAGCAGTCCAGTAAAGAGGCTGATCCCCTTAGTCATGGAGACATTGAGACAGATAACAGGGAGGACACACTTCACAGTCCAGCAACTTATCATGATAATACTAGATCTTGTCATCAGGAGAAAGTCAATGCAGAGGCTGGGCCTCATGATAGGGAGATGGTCAGTCAGGAAACAGGATCttatgatgaggaaaaaactagaCCTCCAGTTCATGAAACCATCGGTAACCTGACTGGGTATCTCATGGAGGAGATAGCCACTGAGTTGGTGAGGGCTTTAGGCAATGAGGTAGTTGGTGACATGGCTAGGCCTCATAGTAATAATGCAGATATACAGATACAGGACAATGAGAAAGTCAGTGGGAGGAAGAATGAGGAGTGTGATGAAGACCAGGCATTGAATGACATAATAGTAACTGTGAATGAAGAAACCACAGATGATGATAAAGAAACCTTTAGTACAGAGCGACAAGATATAAATCAAATGAGCAATAGTGAGGATATATTAAAAATGGCAGGAGTTGAGATCGACATTGACTCTCGGCGGGATGGAAATGTCAGTGAAGAGTCTTTCAGTGATGGAAATGATGGAACACATGGATGCTattcagagggagtctgtcctgaGATGCAGGGCATCTATGATACTGCTGGTAAAAATGCTTTACAGGAGACATCTGAACCTAAGGATACAAAGGGTGGGGACATAAACACCGGCATTGTCGAGATATCTGAAGGGATGGATGAAGTCCAGCAAAAGAAAAGAATCAATACTGAACCATCCACTGAAGAAAAGGAAATGGCAAAAGAACAAGCTCAGGTTATATCCAGTGGAGACTGTGAACACCATGAGGAGTTGTCCAAAGATTCAAGGGTCCTTGATGAAAGTGCCATCGATGAAGAGCTAAACAGCCATGATACGAAGCAGAAGTGTGATTCACCAGAAACATCCAACGAACCTGAGTTAACTAAGGATATAGAGATTGCCTACCTAGAATATGAGGCACTGGAAGAGAAGCCACATAGTATTAAGACTCTTGTAGGGACTGGTGAAGGACCCTTTGAAGTTCTTCCAAACACACTGAATCAAGAAACTGTACTTGAGTTGCAGTATAATACAATAGTTACTACTGATGCGAAATCCTATATGGGTTGTGCAATAGATCTAGACGCCCAACTGAATGTTAGTGGTCCAAAACTGAGGGAAGAAACTGGGGAAGGAGACTATGCCAATACTTTGAGCGATACTAAAACAAAGTCTATTGAGCCTGAATATGTAAGACCTACAGAAACCCAAAATGAACTTTATAATAACCTAGGACCTAGCTACAATGCAGAACCAGAGGTCCAAGTAGTAACTTTTGATGGCCAAGATATCAACGGATCATATTTGCAGCTAACGGGATCACTTACAGAAAAAAGCACATACTCAATGGTTGACTCAAGCATTGGCTTACAGAATCAGGACTTAGGTGATCTAGAACCCCATTGGGAAGATGTCACAACTGTGGAAATGTTGGACCCTTACAGCAGCCAAGGTTTTTCACAGGTGGATCAAAGCACTAGTGTTCCTCCAGATGAGCGTGACCATTATAAATTAAACTTTTTTCCCATAAAACTTAAAGATGTTGGGTTTGTACCTGAAGATCTACCTGGACTTAGTTTAAAAAGTAAAGTTAATCATTTATTACCAGAAAGTATAAACACAGAAGTACCCACACAAGTACCTCTACAAGAGTCGGTCACAGTGTCTGTCCACCAAGAAAGTATTTTGGGTGATAACTATTCTGTGTTTGACATTAAGCAAGACACAATGTGTCCTGGTTCAGAAACTGCTGAAACCTCCCCTACAGTCTCGGAAaatacaaaattaataaaaaggcaGCGGAGTAACACCGATCCTTACCCGATTCGTGACCAAGACGAAAAGCTACAGGACATCTCCAATACTGAAAGTTTTTCAAGGGGTAGATTGAGAAGTTTAACTCCTCCTTGTGACAAATTTACCACTTCTTATCCTTCTGCACCCCAAACTGTGGAACAATCCACCACCTCTGTCTTGTATAAAACACCGGATGAAAACAAAAGTTCACATAGGGAAAAAGATACATCAGCAAAGACATATAATTTCTACCCTACACAGATATTTAATCCCATGCTTCTGCTAGGCCACTCCATGGAAGAATCTGGGTTCTACCAGGAAAAGCCTTTTAGAGAGCACAACACAGAGAATGCAGGTGGAGGACAATTTCAGACACAACGAAAGGATAATCAGGTCCCTTTGCACACCCAGGACCGCAAAAGTGTTGTTAAAGAACCTAAACCATCCTTTAAATCTACTGAGGAATCAAATAATACCAAACCAATGACTGCTCCTTCGGTTGCCCCCGTGTGGCTTCCTCCTCATCCAACACGTTATGGAGGGAGCTCTGAGAGGGTAAATGAAATTAGATCTATGAAACCATCAGAGAATCCACTGGTTAGACGAGCCACCATTAGGCACAAAAAGAGCAATGTTGGGGTCAAACCAACGACTAAGAGGTTCAGTAACCCAAGCCTACCTGCCATCCCTCAGAAAGATTACTCAATGGCACCAAAGACAAGCAGCTTGCCCAGGGTTCAACCAATGAATGTCAACAGGATCCAAATTTCCTCCAAAAATAGAAATTTACCTCACCAGCAAAAGATTTCAGAAGAACCTGGTCAATCAAGACTTTCACCTTCAATGGAAACACTACGAGGTAGGTGGCAGTGATTTATTATCATAGTTTCTCAAGATCATtatatgataatttttttgtatggtACCCTATTTTTTTGTATTGAAAAGTACCATAGTATCCCATGGACTGAGCATGTACAAAAATATTACATTACACAGAGATAAGGAAAGCTGATAGTTGTGTGAACAGTGACCTCACTCCGTTCAGATCAGTAATGTATGAAGTAAGGAGCTCTGTTATTCTTGTAGACCGACTATTCCTCGTTTGTTCGCCATTCAGCATTTTTTTCTTTCAGGCTCTTAGAAAAAAAATTTTcagggcattttgtttcctcgtttTTTGGAGTCTACGTGCCCTTTCTTCTTCATGCACATTCTTCGTCTCGTCTTGCTGCTcatttttttactatttgtaCTGTTTGCTTTTTGTTCCTCTCTCTAACTCCACACAGCCTTTTAGCCAGGGCTCCACAAATCCTAGGTGTTTGTCAGCCCGAGCACAGTGGGTGTATAGCATTTAGATACACCCAACATTAATCACCCAGCGTTAATCTAGTGCCACATGTGCTGAGAAGAGCGTTGCTCTGTGCTTCCCCTGGTGATGGCTGGCAGtagctcctcccacacttcctctAATTTAGAACCTCCTATGCTGCCTCCTGAAAGCAAGGCTGTGGTGTGGCTGGAGAGGAGCGGTAGTGGAGGGTGTGTTCTGGCCTCAGTTACTGTGTTCTTGCCATAAGAAAGTGCCCTGCAATGCACCCTCCAGTGGGTGGTGCTGTGGACGCTGCCGTATGTGGGAGGGGAGAGTGTACACCGGCCCCTGCTCTGCCCAGGTAGTAATAACTCCACTGCCACCTGCAGTGCTGCCATTCAGCCCCAGGACCCCTGCTGccactcctgtcaccctccctccctgCTGCATCCCCGGGTCACCCTCCCTCCCTGCTGCATCCCCGGGTCACCCTCCCTCCCTGCTGCATCCCCGGGTCACCCTCCCTCCCTGCTGCATCCCCGGGTCACCCTCCCTCCCTGCTGCATCCCcgggtcaccctccctcctgctgcatccccgggtcaccctccctcctgctgcatccccgggtcaccctccctcctgctgcatcccCGGGTCACCCTCCCTCCCTGCTGCAtcccctgtcaccctccctccctgctgcatcccctgtcaccctccctcctgctgcatcccCGGGTCACCCTCCCTCCCTGCTGCATCCCcgggtcaccctccctcctgctgcatcccCTGTCACCTTCCCTCCTGCTGTATTCCCTGTCACcttccctcctggtgtccaaactattaaattatcacattcctgatcctgcACTGTAAACGGTGTAAActccaaatgccaaaattgctaATTTTAGATTACATCCCAGGAATggaatagaaagtgatcaaaatgtcagtacTATGCATAAGTGGTACTGATCTAAACTACagcaacacacaaaaaaaaattgcacttgttaaaaaacaataataataataataattaaaacctGGCTCCtaacttctttatt encodes:
- the LOC130281862 gene encoding uncharacterized protein LOC130281862 — protein: MESLLDDDQGPEQEASSSQRTLTSTCRRTKETDQSGLSYETAMELDSDLQDNLQPPALEMLTSEIVNPGTQASVSSCHKVLSQGSPDVSPSNNNTQEICNATLLGGLEPSHAVVEPATEDRHIKSEMRNLQDGNETETSSDETDEWETASEESVELNPEPHDKQRVKEDTGPYGQKKHNEDAGPYGPKTTSEDTGLYSHETLTEDTGPHDKKAVNEEAGPHGQEKVSDGHKTKSEEAGPHDKKTVDEEAGPCCNEKMGEDTGSHGHETVSEDTEVNEQERMSEGLGPHGQEKHTGDAGLHSQEMLNEETGLYGLETLSVNDEPFGHEMLKEDAELNDQETVSEEDRPHGHDIAGKDVHSHSPDTISEETLPHSPETVSEEAEPHKDKTVGEEAEPHRDETGVEEAEPHRDETGVEEAEPHRDETGVEEADPHRDETICEEAEPHRDETGVEEAEPHWDETICEEAEPHRDETVDEEADPHRDETVNEVAEQHRDETVGEEAEPHRDETVNEVAEPHRDETIGEETEPHRDESVSEEAEANRDETVGEEAESHSEEAGPHGHETASIKSSPLSLETVNEVDDLNDLEPVREEILLFELQQSSKEADPLSHGDIETDNREDTLHSPATYHDNTRSCHQEKVNAEAGPHDREMVSQETGSYDEEKTRPPVHETIGNLTGYLMEEIATELVRALGNEVVGDMARPHSNNADIQIQDNEKVSGRKNEECDEDQALNDIIVTVNEETTDDDKETFSTERQDINQMSNSEDILKMAGVEIDIDSRRDGNVSEESFSDGNDGTHGCYSEGVCPEMQGIYDTAGKNALQETSEPKDTKGGDINTGIVEISEGMDEVQQKKRINTEPSTEEKEMAKEQAQVISSGDCEHHEELSKDSRVLDESAIDEELNSHDTKQKCDSPETSNEPELTKDIEIAYLEYEALEEKPHSIKTLVGTGEGPFEVLPNTLNQETVLELQYNTIVTTDAKSYMGCAIDLDAQLNVSGPKLREETGEGDYANTLSDTKTKSIEPEYVRPTETQNELYNNLGPSYNAEPEVQVVTFDGQDINGSYLQLTGSLTEKSTYSMVDSSIGLQNQDLGDLEPHWEDVTTVEMLDPYSSQGFSQVDQSTSVPPDERDHYKLNFFPIKLKDVGFVPEDLPGLSLKSKVNHLLPESINTEVPTQVPLQESVTVSVHQESILGDNYSVFDIKQDTMCPGSETAETSPTVSENTKLIKRQRSNTDPYPIRDQDEKLQDISNTESFSRGRLRSLTPPCDKFTTSYPSAPQTVEQSTTSVLYKTPDENKSSHREKDTSAKTYNFYPTQIFNPMLLLGHSMEESGFYQEKPFREHNTENAGGGQFQTQRKDNQVPLHTQDRKSVVKEPKPSFKSTEESNNTKPMTAPSVAPVWLPPHPTRYGGSSERVNEIRSMKPSENPLVRRATIRHKKSNVGVKPTTKRFSNPSLPAIPQKDYSMAPKTSSLPRVQPMNVNRIQISSKNRNLPHQQKISEEPGQSRLSPSMETLREEGYHTVKEKPSNSPESVLLRGSRSKNKPPSSDSSQSIHRRYSTFINSSNLLYQEYSDVALNQEIQRQKPGDSPAEESQPSSPRVRRRILSSQDSYLQRLSISSADSLWQDIPKIRDSVTFLSMTREEQKLQEAKFELIMSEALYLRSLNIAVDHFQRSTELQEVLSAQDRQWLFSRLSEVRDASADFLFDLEEEFESNIYNFQVCDVVMNHEPNFRRVYLPYVTNQSYQDRTYQTLMNGNPRFQQVLAKLESDPVCQRLSLKSFLILPFQRITRLRLLLQNILKRSAPGSTEELQATEAHNALEKLIRDCNESVQRMKDTEELILLNQKIQFECKIFPLISQSRRLVKHGEVTSLEFNSMSFKWKVTTRPVYLHLFNDCLLLSRVREGGRFVVFDHSSDFRVERCEIKLHTNQKNIFRVFLRDSAAMGRESSQDVRETEYIFRTETQSQKLRWICALSPRKQGTDFFRDHGLSQMQCLKSYKARENDELSLEKADILMITQNSDDGWLHGIRLSDQQSGWFPHANVQTISRNACLRNLQEEQRLQAVRAKLQPTGNQGTATEQ